Sequence from the Panthera tigris isolate Pti1 chromosome D3, P.tigris_Pti1_mat1.1, whole genome shotgun sequence genome:
GGCCTCGCGCCGTACCCACGGCCCCGCCCCCAAAGCGCCGGAAGTGGAGTGTGGAGTCGGGCTGCGCGCCGACTGTGTCTGCGGCTGCGAACCACGCCGGTCGGGGGACGCTTCCCGGCAGCGCGGGCGGCCCCGGTCCCCTCGGGCTCCGCGGTCCGCAGGGCACCATGGACGACAAGGGTAAGTCGGGCCGGGCAGGGCCGGGGCCTGCTGGGCTTAAAGCGGAGCCACGCAGGGGTCCCTCCACCTCGCACGCCCAGGCTGCGCTCTGCGAGAAGTCCCTTTCCAAGCTTAGGCTGCTCGTCTGGATGCGCTGCTTCTAGTGGCAACTAAATCACTCTCGCGGCCCCTGTATCCAGGGGCTGGGTCCCCAGGGTATCCCAGGCCTTCCTCTCCCAACAGTTTCCAGTGCCCTCCTCCGAAAAAGGGACACTTGGGCCAGAGGTGCAGGTCTCGACCCCAGTCTtgatttcttcatatgtaaaatataagatTTCCTGCTTTATTGGATCTagtactggattttttttaatgtttatttattttcttgagagagagacagagcgtgagcaggggaagggcagagagagagggacacacagaatccgaagcaggctccgggctctgagctgtcagcacagagccgggtgcagggctggaactcaacagtgagatcatgaccggagcggaAGTCCCACGCTtctcccactgagccaccaggcgcccctggaattttttTGAAAGGCATATTTGATGTGCAGGTCTAGTGGTTATCAAGGTGTTTTACTAAGTGAGGTGCAAGAGGAAACTAACATGTATGATActtatcatttaagaaaataagagggGGATGGACCtctacatatacatgtatatatgtaagcAGGTGAACAGGCTTGAATTAGCATAGACTGTCTGGAGAGGTTGACTCTGGGATTCTCCCACGATGTGGAGTCCAGGTCAAGAGGGAGGATGACCTTCCACTATCATTTGGTGGTGCTTCAATTTTATGCCGTTATGAACGGATAGCTTTCTCAAAACGAGAAAGAGAGCTTGTAAATACTAAAGTGTATTCCCATCAACATTTATAATGCCCCTGAAGCCAAACATCCTGAAAAGAAAGTCTTTTTAGAATTAGTTTGCTTCTAAGTGAAAACCTCTCTGCTCTTACATCCTGCTAAATGAGTTTGATGAATTGCTTTTTTTGTCCCTTCCCAGAGctaattgaatattttaagtccCAGATGAAGGAAGATCCTGACATGGCCTCAGCAGTAGCCGCCATCCGGACTTTGCTGGAATTCTTGAAGAGAGATAAAGGTGAAGAGGGTCGGATTCGAACACTTTGGGTGTTGGGAAAGTCTTGTAATGACTGTTAGAAGGGTAGAAAGTGAAAATGTGTGTGGCCTTCATAAGGTGCTGCAGCTTCAAGCTCAGCTTCTCCTTCatttcagtcttcattttaacatttatttagagagagagagagagagagaaggagagtgggggaggggggcgggggggaggggcagagagagagggagacacagaatctgaagcaagttccaggctccaggctgtcagcacagagcccgatgcggggctcaaactcatgaggcttgagatcatgacctgagccagagtcggacacttaactgactgagccacccaggctcccctcagtcTTCCTTTTAACCTGGAGAGAGCCCTCCAGTCATCATTAAATGGGTCCCCTTTCAGAAGTGAGATGAACTTTGAATCAAGAGTgaccatgttttttgtttgtttgtttctaatatagttatttattttgaaagggggtgggggccgagggaggagagaaaagcccAAGCAGATGCTACACcaccagcgtggagcccaacgcgcgggccttgaacccatgaactctgagatcatgacataagccgaAATTAGACActtcactgaaccacccaggctctccaagaGTGACCATGTTGTAACAAGTCAACCATGAAGCTTAAATTATAGCAATAGCTCAGCTTTATAAGTGTTTATTGAGTTTCTGTCATGTGCCAGAATTTGTGCAGTTGCTACAAAGAATGCTACAGAATAAATTTTAGTATGAGTGTCACTCATTGTGATCACCTAATTCAGGCATCCTACATGTAAGTTTCTTGGTATAGCATGATATCTTGTATAAGCAAAGTAACAACAATAAAGTGCCTTCTTCCGTGTGAAGGGCTGGCCTAGAGACGTGTGTCTAAGATGACCTCTGGAGTCTTCCCATTGTACCTGCAGTAACACGCAAACACCTAAGCCTGCCTGAACCGCCTCGCACACCTCATCTGCCACTTCTGCTTACTTTCCTTCCAGGCCATCCCTCACTAGACTGTGCTTCAGCCCTGGCGGCCTCTCTCTGTCCTGTCAAGTTTGTCCCCATCTCAGGGTCTTTGTGGTTAGAGTCTGCACCTGTAACCTTTCCTGCTGGCTCTTTATGTGGCTGGATCTTTTCTTACTCAGGTCTCAGTTTCAGTGGCCTCCATTCCAGGGGCCATCCCTCTTAGCTCTTTCCAAAGTAGCCCCACCTTTCTCAtcattctgcttttctctgtccTTGTTGGGTGTGTAACCtgtgtgtttctttgtgtgtttgtttaccGTCTGCCTCTTCCACTAGAGAGGGAGTCCCATCAGAGCAGGGACCCTGTCCGTCTGCTCACCGATGTGTTTCTAGCATAGGGGATGCGTTCGGGAAACACtggttgaataagtgaatgaatcacAGACACACCAAGGGGCTGTGATACTTAAACGAACATCGCCTTCCTCGTGTGATCAATCCAGGGGAGACCATCCAGGGCCTGAGAGCAAACCTCACCAGTGCCATAGAAACCCTGTGTGGCGTGGACTCCTCTGTGGCCGTGTCCTCAGGCGGGGAGCTCTTCCTACGCTTTATTAGCCTCACCTCCTTGGAATACTCGGTAAGCACTGCCCTCCTTGGGTtacctttctccttctttgtttGGCTGCAAATACTCTCCTGGATCTTGCCCTTCCCCTCATTCTGCTCCTTTTTTCCCAGgattactctaaatgtaaaaaGATCATGATTGAGCGGGGAGAACTTTTTCTCAGGAGAATATCCCTATCGAGAAGTAAAATTGCAGATCTGTGCCATACTTTCATCAAAGATGGGGCGGTGAGTAGATTTCCGTGGTGTGTGGTAATTGGGAGCAAGGATCTTGGAGTTAGACTCCTGGGGTAACATCCCTCCGTGCCACTTACTTGCTGTCtcaccttggacaagttacttaacctctctgtgctgcagTTTTCTCATGTTAAATAAAGGTAGTAACAGCACCTACCTCAGCAGGCTGTTGTGGGAGGAGGTACTGAGATGATCGAAGGACTCTGTactatgcctggcacacagcaagcactaCACAAATGTGTAAATGTGGTTACAGAGGCCGTCCTGTTAAACAGGTGGAGAAAAACCCTGGGAGAGCACGGATGATTCTTTGATTTTAATAGGATGTCTCGCCAAAGAAGCATTTTCATTACTGGATGTGTACTAAATCAAAATTCAGTCCACACATAACAGCTGTTGGCACTGGGTCATCCTGATgtgaaggtgaaggtgaaggtTAGCACTAGCTTGCGATAATGTCCGTGAGTTCGTTTCCAGTGCTGTTTCAGAGACACAGAGCTGCCAAGTATAGGTTGAGCGAGGACAGGAGCTGCAGGTTAAGCCAGTCCCCGGCAAAGGGGCAGTAAAATTTTGATGACGTCTCTCCCACGGCGTCCTTCTTCTGCCAGCCAAGCCTCCACGGACCATAAAATCATTTACTTGCATTTTGACTCTGAAATCTTGTCCTCGGTTTTATTATCCCCTTCCCAACCTTTGAAGTGTGTTATTCAGTAAACGATGTAATAGCAGCGAGTAGAGCTTGTACAAACGCCGGTTGCAAACAAAGCCGCTTTTGCTCGAGTGGAGGCAAGATTACGACTGCCTCTCGCTGAGGCCTTCTCCTCCCGCCAGACTGCCCCCCGCGCTCAGTATTCGGCAGGTTTCGTTTGCTCTGGTGTGTTGGAAGGTGTGATACCCACCTGCATCCGTGCTGATTTAGACCAAATTCAGAGCAGAGCTGCCCACATTTCACTTTGCGGATGAACCACCTGGGGATCTTACtcaatgcagattctgattcagtaggtcttggGGGGCTGAGAAGCTCTATTTCTTATAGGCTCTCAGGAGGCCCAGAAAAGAGCTACGGTGCTATATCCTTCCCTTTCGCATATACAGAACCGCGTAGTCTGTTGCCTAGAACACAGGTTAAGCGAGCGTCTGTACATTGTATCCGGTCCACAAATGGGTTGTGTTTACCCCAAGTAGTatctataaactaaaaaaaattagccaACGCTTAAGTCTTGGATTTTCAAGAAAAATTGATGATCTGGCAACAGGAGGCCCGTTGTGACCCCGTTGGAGCTTGGTCTCTCCTCTTTGCCGCTGGCCCCACCCGAGCATGTCTTCATGCGACCTGCCTGGTGCCTGCGGGCCTGAGTGTGCAAACCGAGCCTTAGAAATGGGAAAACCGGCCCGAAGGAACCTAACAGAACCTTCAGATAGAAAGACTTGTGTCTTGTGAGCCACACCACACGGAGGCTCCACCCTCCCGCACTTGCTGTGGCAAGAGAGGGCCCACGATACATGTGCCATCAAAGATCTCCTCTCCACCTACAGTTGACTTGTGGGAAAGGGTACAGGGAAGCCTCAGGGTGCCTGGAACGTGCattagaggggcagagagcgtggGTGATCACTGCAAAGCTTGCCCTTTTGACAGAGCTTTCTCGGTCCACAGCGAATATTAACTCACGCCTACTCCAGAGTGGTCCTGAGAGTTTTGGAGGCAGCAGTGGCGGCTAAGAAGCGTTTCAAGGTGTACATTACAGAGTCACAGCCTGATTTATCAGGGCAAGTATCGTTCCATTTGGTTATGTGCCGagcagtcttttttctttttttttttctttttttttttttttaagtgtttatttattttgggggagagagagagaaaatcccaagcaggctccacaccgtgagcacaaagccc
This genomic interval carries:
- the EIF2B1 gene encoding translation initiation factor eIF-2B subunit alpha isoform X2, with protein sequence MDDKELIEYFKSQMKEDPDMASAVAAIRTLLEFLKRDKGETIQGLRANLTSAIETLCGVDSSVAVSSGGELFLRFISLTSLEYSDYSKCKKIMIERGELFLRRISLSRSKIADLCHTFIKDGARILTHAYSRVVLRVLEAAVAAKKRFKVYITESQPDLSGKKMAKALCHLNVPVTVVLDAAVGYIMEKADLVIVGAEGVVENGGIINKIGTNQMAVCAKAQNKPFYVVAESFKFVRLFPLNQQDVPDKFKLEHLSVWTHRISSVQQPHASTD
- the EIF2B1 gene encoding translation initiation factor eIF-2B subunit alpha isoform X1; protein product: MDDKELIEYFKSQMKEDPDMASAVAAIRTLLEFLKRDKGETIQGLRANLTSAIETLCGVDSSVAVSSGGELFLRFISLTSLEYSDYSKCKKIMIERGELFLRRISLSRSKIADLCHTFIKDGARILTHAYSRVVLRVLEAAVAAKKRFKVYITESQPDLSGKKMAKALCHLNVPVTVVLDAAVGYIMEKADLVIVGAEGVVENGGIINKIGTNQMAVCAKAQNKPFYVVAESFKFVRLFPLNQQDVPDKFKYKADTLKSLQTEQDLKEEHPWVDYTPPSLITLLFTDLGVLTPSAVSDELIKLYL